A window of the Oligoflexia bacterium genome harbors these coding sequences:
- a CDS encoding PilZ domain-containing protein, which produces MIEKRKASRIPVSMRVDCQGIDPIAFGYAQNFSLQGMALVVHYQNHHDISPNESVVLKFILPGSATALSLKAKITRISQASDKETLIGVQFSDLSELAFKELSFFMATQST; this is translated from the coding sequence ATGATTGAAAAACGTAAAGCTTCTCGTATTCCAGTTTCCATGCGTGTCGACTGTCAAGGTATTGACCCTATTGCTTTTGGTTATGCTCAAAATTTTTCTTTGCAAGGCATGGCTTTGGTTGTTCACTATCAAAATCACCATGATATCTCACCCAATGAATCTGTAGTCTTAAAGTTTATACTTCCAGGCAGTGCCACTGCTTTAAGTCTAAAAGCAAAAATAACCCGGATCAGTCAGGCCAGTGATAAAGAAACCCTGATTGGGGTCCAATTTTCTGATTTATCTGAGCTTGCGTTTAAAGAACTGAGCTTCTTTATGGCCACCCAAAGTACTTAA